The sequence CAAAAACTGGGTATATATATAAACTGTTTTATAGTCTAGTCATGCTTGTATAAATATTCTATcttaatgtataaaaaattacttgattTCCATTcatattcaactttttcgacaaatgATTAGGTGCGAGAATATCagacttttttataaatctctTTTACTCCTTAGGCCCTTTCGTTTTTCTcgataaatcgtcttgattttgaGACCGAAATATCTGCTCtcttgaaactaattttctataaaaaaagagacgttttatcaagaaaaaatttatatatattcactTTTGGAGTGTTTTCAAAACTCTCTTTGAACCTTCTCCAGAAtctcatatttataaaaatagcaCAGATCAAGATTGTATTTGTTGCAATGACAGTTACAGcattttcctttcattttttgtaaaggGTGACATATCATAAAAACATGCAGGGGAGATTAAAGacaaaatttaaagttattcaCGCGATTAGGCCAAAACTGTCATTAATTCCAAAACGAAGAATTAAAAAAGAGCGGGACTCGATTCCTCAAAGATGGTCAAGAAGAATTAGATCATTGCCCCCAATTCCTTTTAATGTTTTACCCATTGGCAGAAAAGTGAAAACTTGTAATTCTTTGCctaataagaataatattaaaattttcgagaaaaaaaccAAATCGTAAGTATCTACATGTTAACTacatgtaaatattttcattttttggcagatatttgttttaaactattcaaaataaaaaaatgaacagaaaaatgactataaaaatgtgcagagaatatttaaaataatcctTTTATAAGTCCAGATTTTGTTTTTGAGAAGGAAAAGCTTATTTACGAAGTCATTTTTTTATGCAGAAACAGAATATGGAAAAAGGATTAAAGAATGGCGTTTCTGACTTATTTTAGATGTAGAGTTTTTCACTTTagattatcatttaaaaaaagattattttgatgCCTTAATAAGATGTAGCACACAAAAAATCGACTTCCTACCTTTCCAgaacaaaactttttcttttatatatctgtgctattaatatattatttacgaTATAAAACTAtctatttttgttgaaatttttttccaaacaacACCTATCGatgagataataaaatttattaatttccaaCAGCACAATATGTcgtataaaaaaagaaaaattatatcacaAACATAGCATGTCGTCTGGTGAAGAAGGAGCTTATGAGATAGTTAGAATTGTACCAGTTGTCGTTTATGTCAAACGCAacgaaacaaaatttaaatcgTAAGTAAACATGAACCaagtgaaattttgttataattgcaataaactttttttaattatattacaaataacTGTTTAAGAGGATTCTGCAATCGAAATCACTTTGTGCTTTATGGTCTAGTTAAAGCATGAATTGATGTTTCGTGATAGAAAAAACGACATTTGATTGGTCCTTGACTGGCGGCAATAGAATTTTTTGCTCCgtgtatatttaatataatatatccCTTAATATTTACGAATATTCAATATACATTAATTCTCAATTTAATTATACTATGGAGCGTCGAGATAAGGAAACATTTTTCTTAAGCAGTTTAGCTCTTAAATAAGTTTGTTCTTGGTAGATGCACTGGCAGCTAGCAGGAAGTGTAAactaaagcgttctttgtagcagaaccagcgctagtttcgctgttcttagtagcagtgcaaaAGAACTAACTCACCCAGTTCACTGTACTGCTTACACTGGATCTAGAATAAGTTCAGCCTGTGCAGTGCAATAAGTGTAATCTGGAACTACATCTTCGTCATCGGACGaatgtaatatataaaaaaatactaaatcgtttttccattattgttaatttacaaggcctgaatcacatcaaataacctcaaaaacaacaaacaacaaatgCTACTCTCTGCActatatcgttctttgtatccGATCGAACTGATTCTATACATTCATGCTCAGTACAGTTCCAATGCAACTTCTAACTTCGAACAAACCTAATGTGTCTTAGAACTTAGattatttatttgacaattgacactaatgtcacacttttattgttattataattctTAACCCTTGTATAAAGGAcgattcaaattttgtaaaccTAGTTCAACATTTTTAGTCTGgtgttattattttatctgttgaagtttttgaatgaaataactTCATTATTTGTGTTCATGCgaataaaaaactacttttcaTGTTTGTGTCATAAATTACTATTTTAGACTCACAGATGATCTGGAAATTGAggtaaagaagaaaaataccAGTAAAGCTTCCACAGATTTCAAGTCTGCATTACGTGAGAAACTCAAAGAAGAGTGCACTAATTTAGAAAAGAAATGGTCTAAAAAACTCAAGAATCTTcctttactttgaaaatatttatataattcaataaacaatttaataaaacgtttttttatttatatactagAAACTCGAAATGATGTAAAGTATGCAATAAAAAAGTACATGGATATAAACAAATAACCTTCCAACTTAATAAACAGAATTgttcgatttttatatttttcaatttatcatgTAATGAGCAACTTTTCTCAATTCATTTTCCCATGTAACAAATCCTTGTTTCTTGTCTTTCCTTGTCTAACTCCTTTTCAGCTTAGGTTATCTTCAACCTCTTTTAACTATTTTGTCCTAATCCTGCCACATCTTTTTCTACCAATTTCATTGCATCATATTGTAAGCTTTTGATTTTGTTCCAGTTTGCTGAACTTAGAATTTTTTACCATATCTTCGCCAGTTATTTCTCGGTTCGttctttttctatatattcCCCTCCAGTAATCTGATAATGCAGGTTTCCATTGGTGAAAGAATTTTTGaagtgaaaaaatagaaaaggtaACAAATGATAGGTCAAGTCAGGATCGAAGGAAAAAGTGGATGGcgaacaattaataaaataaataaatgtatagaACACAGGGTGTATggaaagtttatataaaaattaaaatacaaaaatttgtatgaatgaaatatattatctgtatttcgatttaaaattatattccttttaatcaataattaaaatattattgaattatattaattctttttttaaaaaattctggtcaacgaagttttcaaattttttggttCCCCATCCTGGCATACCCTTCAAgtcagatattttatttatacggcctttaatttttctgaaaataaaatatttcacatgtttcatttttttatacatgtTTTGTGAAGTGggaataaattgttattttcaaaaaaattgttatgattGATACGCTACCAATACgaattactaaaatatattaactAGATCATTTTTTAGACACATTGTATAGCCtggaaaaatttgagtttaAGCATTTGAAAGGAGTGGATTTTAAGTCACTTCATTTGTTTAAGAATACttatagaaattaatatatgaatCCCCTTTGACCACTCCTTTTATCTTATGTTTCAGCTTGTGTTACTTTTGTTACGTTTTATTGCCACAAATTTCTTTTCCTCTACCTCAGGGTCTTTTAATAACTAAGTAGATGCGCCCCCACCAATTCAGTTGTCTTTCTTCATAGTGATCTAAAATTGGTTTAATTTTCAGTTCTACTATTCGGTTtgaattctttattttctagtaATTCTTTTAACTTCTCTTAGATATAGTTTTCTGAGATTTAAATTCAACTCTACATTTCTTTTCTGAAAACtgattaaaattacaaaattccaAGCAGTTTTTTTATTGCTTCTTATTAATAAATGTCTTTAGGTCTTTACATCTTTTCATGTCGTTTTACTGGGTCTTCTACCTTTGGATCTAACGATACAATTTGAAGCCACAAAGACAGCATACAGGCTGAAATGACCATGCAAAAATCTGGACTCTAGGtgaatttccaattattttgatggGCATTATCCTAATGGCGCCTATTACCGTTTATAATAAGTGCTTGGAGGTGTACGACACATCTTTTAATATGACTTGTTTTAAGGCATCCTTAACAGACATTCCTTCGTCTAACTTCAAAATCATCACCTGGagaatttcttccattttctttgaaaattccGTGATTTCAGATGATTGCTGATAGCTTCTCGTTTTCGGTTGGCAATTAGAAGTAAATTGAATGATAACTTGATTAAATACTCGAAATCTACTTCAATACTCGTCATTAGTTATAGCTTGGAAAGAAGTTATTTGTATATGTACGTACCTAAATAAAGTCATTTGTTCTGCTGATTTTTCACCGATTGTTTGCAATTTTAATAGTTCTTTAAGCTTTCCATTATTAAGAATATACAAGACTTCTTTGGTGTGGGCTGTACGTGGACTATcgtttctaaatataaaaataactaaagatactttttattttacattaaaatatacttACCTTGATTCTGTCAATAACTTCTTCCTTGTAggaacttttaaaattttaaaatttttagttctAGAGCTTTCAACCTTCTGCTCTGGCCCTGtagattgattttttcttttaatatttttattccttaATATGACAGATTGTCTTTTATTACAATAAGAATATCCACTTAAATCTTCCTTGGCAGACATATCTAAATTTACTTTAGAAATAGTAGCTTGCTTCATAAACAAACGTACACTACGTTTAGCTGGTATTACAACAGTTTGATCAGAATACTTAGTTTTATTAAGGGACATCCGTTTCATAGATAACCTTTCACTACGTCTGtatgtaatattttcttttggtgACGAAACAAGTGaatctttttttgatatattttttatagttaaagAAGGTATTTTAAATCCATTTTCTGTATCACCAGAATCGCTATTATTGCTATCGTCGTAAGTTAAACACTTTCTTGCGTTGTTTACCTGGTCTCCGATTGGACTACTGGTTGCTGTAAATATACTTCCAGTCAACTGTACCATTTCTGACCTAACGATCTTTGAAACTTGATTTTGAATCAAATTCCAATTTACACTTGGGGTTTCTAAtactatattttctttattaactCCACTTTTTCTAGATTGTACATTCATAGAAGTTTTGAGCATCAATtccattttattcattaaagAATTTTCCATTgcgttcatatatttttttataataggaCTTAAAAGTTGCTGAGTCATATCTGAATTAACAGATATATTTGGAGATAAGGATTTTATACTATGAATTTGATCTGTATCGGTGGAATAATTGGATTCAAGTATTGGCTGTAAGGGTTTGTGTTTATGGATTGGAGTCAAAAGAGGTCTCTTAAATGGTGTATTTGGTTTCCCATTAAAAAGCATtggattttcttttctatacagAGAAACAACTTCGTTTACCTCAGGCCTGTTTAGTATTTTCCCAACTCTTTTTGCAAACTCCAATGTTTGTAAAGTTTCTGTTGTATCTTCAATTGAAGGACTTACACAAGCTATCAATGAAACAAAGTTTTGCTTATTCAATGAATCTTGTAATAAAGAAGTAATAATCGATCTTCTGTATGGAATAAATGTGGCATTATTAATCAATGCATCCATTACTTGTCCAATGGCTAATAAGCCACGATTAATATTGATACCTTCTTGGAAAGTACTACCATCACTACCTGTCTTCTTCACACTTTCACATCCCGCCAAATCCACCAAGTTTAATTTAGCAGTTGTTACCACatctctaaaaaatattttacatgaaaaCAAAAAGGTTTCAAAAGCTATTAGTGAAGTAATTCAA comes from Diorhabda carinulata isolate Delta chromosome 8, icDioCari1.1, whole genome shotgun sequence and encodes:
- the LOC130897201 gene encoding uncharacterized protein LOC130897201; protein product: MQGRLKTKFKVIHAIRPKLSLIPKRRIKKERDSIPQRWSRRIRSLPPIPFNVLPIGRKVKTCNSLPNKNNIKIFEKKTKSTICRIKKEKLYHKHSMSSGEEGAYEIVRIVPVVVYVKRNETKFKSLTDDLEIEVKKKNTSKASTDFKSALREKLKEECTNLEKKWSKKLKNLPLL
- the LOC130896924 gene encoding kinesin-like protein Nod; its protein translation is METNEEFVNVAIRIKPVFDYEKQNLRVISHKPPVLLLIDRSQTFTFNKIFTEDVSQESIYNSTVKPLVQYVKQEYNCTVFAYGQTGTGKTYTMGTNSNVSNEKEIGLIPRVLNHFFECANDENTGIEISVSYIEIYNEKVFDLLQNKPLQFKGLKALGCSTEKVFNSHEARHFLNTGGKNRHTGGTKQNSQSSRSHAIFTIYCKVKHKDVVTTAKLNLVDLAGCESVKKTGSDGSTFQEGININRGLLAIGQVMDALINNATFIPYRRSIITSLLQDSLNKQNFVSLIACVSPSIEDTTETLQTLEFAKRVGKILNRPEVNEVVSLYRKENPMLFNGKPNTPFKRPLLTPIHKHKPLQPILESNYSTDTDQIHSIKSLSPNISVNSDMTQQLLSPIIKKYMNAMENSLMNKMELMLKTSMNVQSRKSGVNKENIVLETPSVNWNLIQNQVSKIVRSEMVQLTGSIFTATSSPIGDQVNNARKCLTYDDSNNSDSGDTENGFKIPSLTIKNISKKDSLVSSPKENITYRRSERLSMKRMSLNKTKYSDQTVVIPAKRSVRLFMKQATISKVNLDMSAKEDLSGYSYCNKRQSVILRNKNIKRKNQSTGPEQKVESSRTKNFKILKVPTRKKLLTESRNDSPRTAHTKEVLYILNNGKLKELLKLQTIGEKSAEQMTLFRKIKGRINKISDLKGMPGWGTKKFENFVDQNFLKKELI